Proteins from a single region of Chryseobacterium sp. T16E-39:
- a CDS encoding LytR/AlgR family response regulator transcription factor, protein MKKINLYTITFFAVSIVILLISFLSFRYLYSSSKEDLLNSKIEAGKRESREIGKLLELQLKQGLPKETVIQNLQSSIINTDTQTGFICMYNRGGIELCHPNPALVGQKIDKNNSGFISGNKDQVDFADILNSGQITSGVRNFPEQMKRSSEIVSVYPVQGSDWMVASHANISSIEQQTTDLYMKFLLVFITASFIILGISFVLIRWIYKKYETGKESEISDLNNEINNLTVINTQLNTLQEKYHESAQNINIAETDPTESSKKRMITYHKDELISLETSEIAYFCLDNNIVSLTTLKGNQYTVNSSLDELIKTLDTEIFYRANRQFIINIKAIESILIYGKNQLKLNVKPESSEMILISKNKVAEFKKWIEQ, encoded by the coding sequence ATGAAAAAAATCAATCTTTATACCATTACCTTTTTCGCTGTAAGTATTGTTATTTTACTTATCAGCTTTCTTTCTTTCCGTTATTTATATTCCTCCTCGAAAGAAGATCTTTTAAACAGTAAAATTGAGGCTGGAAAACGGGAATCCCGGGAGATTGGTAAATTATTAGAGCTTCAGCTTAAGCAGGGACTTCCAAAGGAGACCGTGATTCAGAATTTACAGAGTAGTATCATCAATACAGACACCCAAACTGGTTTTATCTGTATGTATAATAGAGGTGGAATTGAGCTCTGTCATCCCAATCCTGCCCTTGTCGGCCAGAAAATTGACAAAAATAACTCCGGTTTTATTTCAGGTAATAAAGATCAGGTGGACTTTGCAGATATTCTAAATTCCGGACAAATCACTTCAGGAGTTCGAAATTTCCCTGAACAGATGAAACGCAGTTCGGAGATCGTAAGTGTATATCCGGTACAGGGAAGTGACTGGATGGTTGCTTCACATGCCAATATCAGCAGTATTGAGCAACAGACAACAGATTTATACATGAAGTTCTTATTAGTATTCATAACCGCTTCCTTTATTATCCTAGGGATAAGTTTTGTTTTGATACGATGGATCTATAAAAAATATGAAACTGGAAAAGAGAGCGAAATAAGCGATCTTAATAATGAGATCAATAATCTAACCGTTATCAATACTCAGCTTAATACCCTACAGGAAAAATATCATGAATCAGCACAAAACATAAACATAGCTGAAACTGACCCCACCGAAAGTTCAAAAAAAAGAATGATCACCTACCATAAGGATGAACTAATCTCTTTGGAAACCTCAGAGATTGCCTATTTCTGTTTAGACAATAATATAGTTTCCCTTACCACTCTTAAAGGAAATCAATATACAGTCAACTCAAGTCTTGATGAATTGATTAAAACATTAGATACCGAAATTTTCTACCGTGCCAACAGACAGTTCATCATTAACATCAAGGCTATTGAAAGTATTCTGATCTATGGAAAAAACCAACTGAAACTGAATGTAAAGCCTGAAAGTTCTGAAATGATCCTTATCAGTAAAAATAAAGTAGCAGAATTCAAAAAGTGGATTGAACAATAA
- a CDS encoding SDR family NAD(P)-dependent oxidoreductase produces the protein MIVLGSTSEVAQAFVEKALQEGEKYEKIYLFTSSKETTERFARHLDVKFLQQAEVIDLDLMKEIDYTKFDHINSNVLFCAVGYMGDGTEEGLYDHRNTERIIDINYAKLIPLMNYFAQKFESRRSGTIIGLSSVAGDRGRQSNFIYGSAKAAFTAYLSGLRNYLFDKKVHVITIKPGFMETKMTEGLPLNPALTAKPKQAAAGIYNAYRKQKNVAYVLPVWGIIMMIIRNIPEFIFKKLKL, from the coding sequence ATGATAGTTCTCGGAAGTACCTCTGAAGTGGCGCAGGCTTTTGTTGAAAAAGCTTTACAGGAAGGAGAAAAATATGAAAAAATCTATCTGTTTACCTCTAGTAAGGAAACTACGGAAAGATTTGCAAGGCATCTCGATGTGAAGTTTCTGCAACAGGCAGAAGTGATCGATTTGGACCTTATGAAAGAAATAGATTATACAAAATTTGACCATATCAATTCAAATGTATTATTTTGTGCAGTGGGATATATGGGTGATGGAACAGAAGAGGGATTGTATGATCATAGGAATACCGAGCGGATCATTGATATTAATTACGCAAAGCTGATTCCTTTAATGAATTATTTTGCTCAAAAATTTGAAAGCAGAAGGTCAGGAACCATTATTGGGCTATCTTCTGTAGCAGGAGATAGAGGAAGGCAAAGTAATTTTATTTATGGAAGTGCAAAAGCTGCTTTTACAGCTTATTTAAGTGGTTTAAGAAATTATCTTTTCGATAAAAAGGTACATGTAATTACGATAAAACCAGGTTTTATGGAGACCAAAATGACGGAAGGACTTCCATTGAATCCTGCACTGACAGCCAAGCCTAAACAAGCAGCTGCAGGTATTTATAATGCTTATAGAAAACAAAAGAATGTTGCCTATGTATTACCTGTCTGGGGGATTATCATGATGATCATAAGGAACATTCCAGAATTTATATTTAAAAAGTTAAAGCTCTAA
- a CDS encoding HAD-IB family hydrolase codes for MKKLYCFDFDGTITYKDTMFMYLKFYDSTKYHIQFLRHVPLFILLKLKLAETEKVKKSFIGSILKGQSQEKIERKAKQFFEHHYPRIVRENALDFIKNIDRNNTQSLLVTASLDIWVKPFAEELQMQLISTRAEFKNGIFTGNFIGKNCNGKEKLIRIQEQINNTKYDKIIAFGDTSGDKQMLKWANEGHYQFFH; via the coding sequence ATGAAAAAATTGTATTGTTTTGATTTTGATGGGACAATTACCTATAAAGATACCATGTTTATGTATCTTAAGTTTTATGATTCTACAAAATATCATATACAATTTTTGAGACACGTTCCTCTTTTTATTTTATTAAAATTAAAACTTGCTGAAACGGAGAAAGTAAAAAAGAGTTTTATTGGTTCCATATTAAAAGGGCAATCGCAGGAAAAAATCGAAAGAAAAGCGAAACAGTTTTTTGAACACCATTACCCAAGAATTGTTCGCGAAAATGCACTGGACTTTATTAAAAATATAGATCGTAATAATACTCAGAGTCTATTAGTTACAGCGTCATTGGATATTTGGGTGAAGCCATTTGCTGAAGAACTTCAAATGCAGCTGATTTCTACGCGGGCAGAGTTTAAGAACGGTATTTTTACCGGAAATTTTATTGGAAAAAATTGCAACGGGAAAGAAAAACTGATACGAATTCAGGAACAAATTAATAATACAAAATACGACAAAATAATCGCTTTTGGCGATACTTCAGGAGATAAACAGATGCTTAAGTGGGCAAATGAAGGACATTATCAATTTTTTCACTAA
- a CDS encoding heme-binding domain-containing protein: MKRNTKILGILLIVFVLIQFFRPEKVNYGVPAQNLDNVPKEVNAIIKNSCFDCHSSEARLKWYDQLTPANFFVISHIKEGRKALDFSKWKTWPKAQQNSTIYYAINKVLSGEMPLPSYAAIHSSAKLNNEQIQVLKKYALSLSPRKMTDSIQVQKAEKQYKEWVNSNHKYSDIKPSPNGLQYIPNYREWKAISTTDRFDNGTMRIIFGNEIAVKAIQTKHTNPWPDGTVFAKTAWKQEVHADGNISTGEFIQVEFMVKNAEKYSKTKGWGWGRWKGSDLKPYGDHSDFDKECVECHQPTKNQDYVFTSPLYLISQLKKIK, encoded by the coding sequence ATGAAAAGAAATACTAAAATACTTGGAATCCTATTGATTGTATTTGTTTTGATTCAGTTTTTTCGTCCTGAAAAGGTTAATTATGGAGTACCTGCTCAAAACTTAGACAATGTTCCGAAAGAAGTGAATGCCATCATAAAAAATTCGTGTTTTGACTGCCACTCTTCCGAGGCTCGCTTAAAATGGTATGATCAGTTGACTCCCGCTAATTTTTTTGTCATTTCGCATATTAAAGAGGGAAGGAAGGCTCTGGATTTTTCGAAGTGGAAAACATGGCCGAAGGCGCAACAGAATTCTACGATTTATTACGCCATTAATAAAGTACTGTCAGGAGAAATGCCCTTACCAAGTTATGCTGCAATACATTCATCTGCTAAACTTAATAACGAACAGATTCAGGTTTTAAAAAAATACGCTTTATCTCTTTCTCCAAGAAAGATGACGGATAGTATTCAAGTTCAGAAGGCTGAAAAGCAATATAAGGAGTGGGTGAATAGTAATCATAAATATTCTGACATAAAACCGTCTCCAAATGGGTTACAATACATCCCAAATTACAGAGAATGGAAGGCTATAAGCACAACGGATCGGTTCGATAATGGAACAATGCGTATTATTTTCGGAAACGAGATTGCAGTGAAGGCTATTCAAACAAAACATACCAATCCATGGCCTGACGGAACCGTTTTCGCTAAAACGGCCTGGAAACAAGAGGTTCATGCGGATGGAAATATATCAACAGGAGAATTTATTCAGGTGGAATTCATGGTGAAAAATGCAGAAAAATATTCGAAAACCAAAGGATGGGGATGGGGCAGATGGAAAGGAAGTGACCTTAAACCTTATGGTGATCATTCGGATTTTGACAAAGAGTGTGTAGAATGCCATCAGCCCACGAAAAATCAGGATTATGTTTTTACATCCCCTTTATACCTTATTTCACAACTTAAAAAAATAAAATAA
- the trxA gene encoding thioredoxin yields MALEITDSSFQETVLKSDKPVLVDFWAVWCGPCRTLGPIIEEVATDFEGKAVVGKVDVDNNQEISMQYGIRNIPTVLIFKNGEVVDKLVGVTPKEVIAEKLSAHL; encoded by the coding sequence ATGGCTTTAGAAATTACGGATAGCTCATTTCAGGAAACGGTTTTAAAATCAGATAAACCGGTATTGGTAGACTTTTGGGCAGTATGGTGTGGACCTTGTAGAACACTGGGACCAATCATTGAAGAGGTAGCAACAGATTTTGAAGGAAAAGCTGTAGTAGGAAAGGTAGATGTGGATAACAACCAGGAGATTTCTATGCAGTATGGGATCAGAAATATCCCTACAGTTCTTATTTTTAAGAATGGTGAGGTAGTAGATAAATTAGTTGGTGTAACGCCAAAAGAGGTGATCGCTGAGAAATTAAGTGCACACTTATAA
- a CDS encoding L,D-transpeptidase yields the protein MNNILVKKSFLFSLVLVLFLVSCKKEIEKINDTIGNDTATTEEPIAKTDSVKKDSVVRKESVPPAMQENGFYNAFVLPKDKKMRDSIYSVFSKKYNERERYAILALNRLDSKNKWNSDTLVVPAKIDTTLMSYSPFPMQLDVLSNVKKFVVFSYPIQAYGVYSNGSLVKWGPTSMGKKAAQTTRGLTFANWKKKLSISTVSSEWKLPYNFNIFNTGGIGWHQYDLPGYPASHSCLRLLKNDAQWLYSYADTWILNPGGATTKAKGTAVMVFGDYKWGHRKPWRNLLDDPNANNISVEEMNKLIEPHIEKIIKEQDNREKVADSLKAAKAMEIQEPAKKPEILAP from the coding sequence ATGAACAACATACTTGTGAAAAAATCTTTTTTATTCAGTCTAGTGCTGGTTTTATTTTTGGTTTCATGTAAAAAGGAAATTGAAAAAATTAATGATACGATAGGTAATGATACGGCGACTACAGAGGAGCCGATAGCGAAAACAGATTCTGTAAAAAAGGACTCTGTCGTCAGGAAAGAATCTGTACCTCCGGCAATGCAGGAAAATGGCTTCTATAATGCTTTTGTATTACCGAAAGATAAAAAGATGCGTGACTCCATATATTCGGTATTCAGTAAGAAATATAATGAAAGGGAGCGATACGCTATTTTAGCTTTAAACAGATTGGATTCTAAAAATAAATGGAACTCAGATACCCTGGTAGTTCCTGCGAAAATTGACACCACATTGATGTCTTATTCACCTTTTCCAATGCAGTTGGATGTATTGAGTAACGTGAAAAAATTTGTTGTTTTTTCCTATCCTATTCAGGCTTATGGAGTATATTCCAATGGGAGTCTCGTGAAATGGGGCCCAACGAGTATGGGTAAAAAAGCGGCACAAACAACAAGGGGATTAACGTTTGCAAACTGGAAAAAGAAATTATCAATTTCTACGGTAAGCAGTGAGTGGAAGCTGCCTTATAATTTCAATATCTTTAATACAGGAGGAATAGGTTGGCATCAGTATGATTTACCGGGTTATCCTGCTTCACATTCATGTTTAAGGCTATTGAAGAATGATGCTCAGTGGTTATATTCTTATGCTGATACATGGATCTTAAATCCAGGAGGAGCAACTACAAAGGCAAAAGGAACGGCTGTGATGGTTTTTGGAGATTATAAATGGGGGCATAGAAAGCCGTGGAGAAATCTTTTAGATGATCCTAATGCCAATAATATTTCTGTGGAGGAAATGAATAAGCTGATAGAACCTCATATCGAAAAAATAATAAAAGAGCAGGATAACAGAGAAAAAGTGGCAGATTCTCTTAAAGCTGCAAAGGCCATGGAAATTCAGGAACCTGCAAAGAAACCTGAGATTCTAGCACCTTAG
- a CDS encoding M12 family metallo-peptidase — protein MIKKTIFSILAVISVISCNGDNEFSNGPSDYNHTRPVGASANNLLSNNRYTSLLIEIQYMPGYAPDSQAVEYLKNFLSATLQKNGGITITQREISGTSSASLSAEDIRQIENANRKVFTGGSTMAVNILYTNGQYSGSSNTLGIAYRNTSIALFGKTIRDNSGGIGQISRAKLEATVLEHEMGHLIGLVDLGSQMQSDHKDSANGNHCNNQKCLMYYASETTDILSFLTGGNIPQLDNNCKADLKANGGK, from the coding sequence ATGATTAAAAAAACCATTTTTTCGATTTTGGCGGTTATTTCTGTCATTTCCTGCAATGGAGATAATGAATTCAGTAATGGCCCGTCTGATTACAATCACACCCGTCCTGTAGGTGCTTCTGCCAACAATTTATTAAGCAATAATCGCTACACTTCGTTGTTGATAGAAATCCAATACATGCCCGGATATGCACCCGATTCTCAGGCAGTGGAATATCTAAAGAACTTTTTGTCGGCCACTCTTCAAAAAAATGGCGGAATCACCATTACACAGCGTGAAATTTCTGGAACCTCATCTGCCAGCTTATCTGCTGAAGATATCAGGCAGATTGAAAATGCAAACCGTAAGGTATTCACGGGCGGATCTACGATGGCAGTAAATATCCTATACACCAATGGGCAGTATAGCGGAAGCTCTAATACGCTAGGGATTGCTTACCGCAATACTTCTATCGCTTTATTCGGAAAAACCATTCGTGATAATTCCGGGGGAATCGGACAGATAAGCAGAGCAAAACTCGAGGCTACAGTACTGGAACATGAAATGGGCCATTTAATTGGCTTGGTTGATTTAGGCTCACAGATGCAGTCAGACCATAAGGATAGTGCAAATGGAAATCATTGCAATAATCAAAAGTGCCTGATGTATTATGCTTCTGAAACTACAGATATTCTAAGTTTTCTTACGGGAGGCAATATTCCTCAATTAGACAACAACTGCAAAGCAGACCTCAAAGCTAATGGAGGAAAGTGA
- a CDS encoding cytochrome P460 family protein translates to MKIIIYLSLVLVAVLSCHSDSKENLNKEASVQKNDGLAENPLLMTPITSSIQPKDSTMSTLYGNQIAEKYAKNNSASQYPEGAVLYEVTWKQKPDELWYGANVPKDIFSVEKITFQNNGKCNYEIYKGNPLQRQQTNEKNEIPRITFITGQKMAVSP, encoded by the coding sequence ATGAAGATTATAATTTATTTAAGTCTGGTTCTGGTAGCTGTATTGTCTTGTCATTCGGATTCCAAAGAGAACCTTAATAAAGAAGCTTCTGTTCAGAAAAACGATGGGCTGGCAGAGAATCCATTACTTATGACTCCGATCACATCTTCTATTCAGCCAAAAGACAGCACAATGTCTACATTGTACGGAAATCAGATAGCTGAAAAATATGCCAAAAATAATTCGGCTTCCCAATATCCCGAAGGGGCAGTACTTTATGAAGTGACCTGGAAACAGAAGCCTGATGAGCTATGGTATGGAGCTAATGTTCCTAAGGATATTTTTTCAGTAGAGAAAATAACTTTTCAGAACAACGGAAAATGTAACTATGAAATTTATAAAGGGAATCCTCTTCAAAGACAACAAACAAATGAAAAAAATGAGATCCCACGGATAACGTTTATTACTGGTCAAAAAATGGCGGTATCCCCCTGA
- a CDS encoding DUF1989 domain-containing protein encodes MVQEYTIDPCSGKGIDILKGQKLTIIDLEGQQVADFFAETKEDPKEFLSTSVTIDCNESLKLKIGDFIYTNLYNPMFRLISDDVGEHDLLYPCCRKETYNFFYNNGDGHPNCFDNINMNLRDKRSVISPVNFFMYTKINTDGTLFIEAPLSKPGDKVILIAEMDACLSIAACSVSEGLCNGGKCSSIKVIIED; translated from the coding sequence ATGGTACAAGAATATACAATAGATCCTTGTAGTGGTAAAGGTATAGACATACTAAAAGGGCAAAAATTAACTATTATTGATTTAGAGGGGCAGCAAGTCGCTGATTTTTTTGCAGAAACAAAAGAAGATCCTAAGGAGTTCCTATCTACATCTGTTACCATTGATTGCAATGAATCTTTAAAACTAAAGATCGGAGACTTCATTTATACGAATCTATACAATCCTATGTTCAGGCTTATATCTGATGATGTCGGTGAGCATGACCTGTTATATCCATGCTGCAGAAAGGAAACTTATAATTTCTTCTATAATAACGGAGACGGTCACCCCAATTGTTTTGATAATATAAATATGAATTTGCGTGACAAAAGATCGGTTATTTCACCAGTGAATTTTTTCATGTACACAAAGATCAATACAGATGGGACCTTATTTATTGAAGCTCCTCTCTCTAAGCCAGGCGATAAAGTAATTTTGATAGCAGAAATGGATGCCTGTTTAAGTATCGCAGCCTGTAGTGTATCAGAAGGATTATGCAATGGAGGAAAATGTTCTTCAATAAAAGTCATCATTGAAGATTAA
- a CDS encoding FAD-binding oxidoreductase codes for MKPNFIQKVTNWGNFPIVEKEMKSEDSFKKIKEFVLNHNEVIARGNGRCYGDASLGEHIFSTKKLNKFISFDRLNGIIECESGVLLSEVLEIAVPQGYFLYVTPGTKLVTVGGAIASDVHGKNHHSEGCFSEYVIEFKLMTENGEIITCSRESNADKFWATMGGMGLTGIILTAKFKLKNIESAYIRQESIKAENLDEIFRLFEESESWTYTVAWIDCLQKGKDIGRSILMRGEHAFQHELPQSMTKNPLRLKKKFQLVVPFYFPGFILNALTVKIFNFLYYKKQTKREVKDFIDYETFFYPLDLVHDWNKIYGKSGFIQYQMVIPKKSGKEGMKKILEAIANSGNGSFLAVLKLFGKDNQEAYNSFPIEGYTLALDFKVNSKLKKLVDQLDAIVQEFGGRVYLTKDSMSKSSLTNYLKNVQSSKFVSLQHKRIINNK; via the coding sequence ATGAAGCCAAATTTTATCCAAAAAGTTACCAATTGGGGTAATTTTCCCATAGTGGAAAAAGAAATGAAGTCTGAAGACAGCTTTAAAAAAATTAAGGAATTTGTATTAAATCATAATGAAGTCATTGCAAGAGGAAATGGAAGATGTTACGGGGATGCTTCATTAGGGGAACATATATTTTCAACAAAAAAATTAAATAAATTTATCAGTTTTGACCGTTTGAACGGTATCATAGAGTGTGAATCGGGAGTTCTTCTTTCTGAAGTATTGGAGATTGCCGTCCCTCAGGGATATTTTCTATATGTAACGCCAGGAACTAAACTTGTTACCGTTGGTGGTGCTATTGCTTCAGATGTACATGGGAAAAACCATCATTCCGAAGGATGCTTTTCAGAATACGTCATTGAGTTTAAGTTAATGACAGAAAATGGTGAAATCATCACATGCTCAAGAGAGTCGAATGCAGATAAGTTTTGGGCAACTATGGGAGGAATGGGGCTTACTGGGATCATCCTCACTGCAAAGTTTAAGCTTAAAAATATCGAATCAGCCTATATCCGACAGGAAAGTATTAAAGCAGAAAACCTTGATGAGATTTTCAGGCTGTTTGAAGAAAGTGAAAGCTGGACCTATACCGTAGCATGGATCGATTGTTTGCAAAAAGGGAAGGATATCGGAAGAAGTATTCTAATGCGGGGAGAACATGCTTTTCAACATGAACTTCCTCAAAGTATGACTAAAAACCCCTTAAGACTTAAGAAAAAATTTCAACTTGTTGTTCCTTTCTATTTTCCAGGTTTTATTCTGAATGCTTTAACAGTGAAGATTTTTAATTTCCTGTACTATAAGAAACAGACTAAAAGGGAGGTTAAAGATTTTATCGACTATGAAACATTCTTTTATCCGCTGGATTTGGTGCATGACTGGAATAAGATTTATGGAAAATCAGGATTTATCCAATATCAAATGGTTATCCCCAAAAAATCAGGAAAGGAAGGAATGAAGAAGATTCTTGAAGCAATTGCAAATAGTGGAAACGGTTCATTTCTGGCTGTTTTAAAGCTTTTTGGGAAAGATAATCAGGAAGCTTATAATTCATTTCCGATAGAGGGATATACTTTAGCGTTAGATTTTAAAGTAAACTCTAAGCTTAAAAAACTTGTTGACCAGTTAGATGCAATTGTTCAGGAGTTTGGAGGACGGGTTTATTTAACCAAAGACAGTATGAGTAAATCTTCTCTGACCAATTATCTTAAAAACGTTCAAAGTTCAAAATTTGTGTCTTTACAGCACAAAAGAATCATAAATAATAAGTAG
- a CDS encoding PDZ domain-containing protein, which translates to MKFKHFIWFLCLSIFINAQNSFEIKDAKKTVIPFKLINNLIFIPVNINGAELTFLLDTGVAETSIFSLENKELKLTTLEKIKFSGLGGNASVDGFRSDNNIGKIGKSFINYSLSLFIIVNQDFNISSHVGIPVNGIIGYHFFKNHPVSIDYISKKITIYNDNDLFRKKTKKFEELPITIEKNKPYIEADVEMTNEKKSSKLLIDLGNSDPIWLFPTLIKDFVYNRPNIDDFLGRGFNGDVYGKRSRIHNFYLGDFKFEKPLTAMPDEFSIQHVNLVENRRGSVGGEILRRFTVVFDYPSQKIYLRKNKNYDDPFHFNMSGLDFQQDGLSWEKDFVSLETGKSKVGSEVEVINNNLQYKFVLKPLFSIAGVRKDSPADKAGLKKDDKIITINGRKTIDMTLERIIELMKSDEGKNITMVIKRKDQELTLSFFLEDPIPYQD; encoded by the coding sequence ATGAAATTTAAGCATTTTATTTGGTTTTTATGTTTAAGCATTTTTATAAATGCTCAAAACTCTTTTGAAATTAAAGATGCTAAAAAAACTGTTATTCCTTTTAAACTAATTAATAACCTCATCTTTATTCCCGTTAATATTAATGGAGCTGAACTCACTTTTTTATTGGACACCGGAGTAGCGGAAACTTCAATATTCAGTCTTGAAAATAAAGAATTAAAACTGACTACACTTGAAAAAATAAAATTTTCGGGGTTAGGGGGAAACGCTAGTGTAGATGGATTTCGTTCTGATAATAATATCGGGAAAATAGGAAAAAGTTTCATCAACTACTCTCTAAGCCTTTTCATCATCGTCAATCAGGATTTTAATATCTCCTCACATGTTGGTATACCCGTTAATGGAATTATTGGATATCATTTTTTCAAAAATCATCCTGTTTCTATAGACTATATCTCAAAAAAGATCACGATCTATAATGATAACGACCTTTTTAGAAAAAAAACCAAAAAATTTGAAGAGCTTCCTATTACTATTGAAAAAAACAAACCCTACATTGAGGCAGATGTAGAAATGACGAATGAAAAGAAAAGTTCCAAATTACTTATAGATTTGGGCAATAGTGATCCTATATGGCTTTTCCCTACACTCATTAAGGATTTTGTCTATAACCGTCCCAATATTGATGATTTTTTGGGAAGAGGATTCAATGGTGATGTGTATGGGAAGAGAAGCAGAATTCATAATTTCTATCTTGGAGATTTTAAATTTGAGAAACCCCTTACTGCAATGCCTGACGAATTTTCTATTCAGCATGTAAATCTGGTTGAAAACCGAAGAGGTTCCGTGGGGGGAGAAATTCTTCGTCGTTTTACCGTAGTTTTTGATTACCCTAGCCAAAAGATATATCTTAGAAAAAACAAAAATTATGATGACCCTTTTCACTTTAATATGAGTGGTCTCGACTTTCAGCAGGATGGATTGTCGTGGGAAAAAGATTTTGTTTCTCTTGAAACGGGTAAAAGTAAAGTGGGTAGTGAAGTAGAAGTTATTAATAATAATTTACAATACAAATTTGTTTTAAAACCTTTATTTTCGATTGCCGGAGTTCGAAAAGATTCCCCTGCCGATAAAGCAGGTTTAAAAAAAGATGATAAAATTATTACGATTAATGGAAGAAAAACCATCGATATGACTCTGGAGCGCATTATAGAATTAATGAAATCTGATGAAGGAAAAAACATTACCATGGTCATCAAAAGAAAAGATCAGGAATTGACATTAAGCTTTTTTCTGGAAGATCCAATCCCTTATCAAGACTAA
- a CDS encoding cysteine desulfurase family protein has product MNKVYLDNAATTPLSEEVIDAMVSTMKMNFGNPSSTHSFGQDAKILIENVRRQVADYLHVTPAEIIFTSCGTESNNMIIKSSVENLGVERIISSPLEHKCVSESIMDMKNRKGAEVVYIRPNEKGDIDLNKLEELLKSSDKKTLVSLMHANNEIGNIVDIKKIAELCKANNALYHSDTVKTMGHMEFDFSDIPVDFASCSAHKFHGPKGVGFAFVRKATGLKGIITGGPQERSLRAGTENVAGIVGLGKALELCINNMKAYADHIREIKEYAIERLSAEIPNVKYNGRSAEMENSVDSVLSVLLPYTDPLIGLKLDMKGIAISQGSACSSGASKPSMVMMMVLSEDEMDHCTPLRVSFSHLTTKSDIDALVNALKEISVDFVIEKTNVQHR; this is encoded by the coding sequence ATGAATAAAGTATATTTAGATAACGCAGCAACAACACCACTTTCTGAAGAAGTTATTGATGCAATGGTAAGCACCATGAAGATGAATTTTGGGAATCCTTCTTCTACACACAGTTTTGGACAGGATGCTAAGATCCTTATCGAAAATGTAAGAAGACAGGTGGCTGATTATCTTCATGTTACTCCCGCTGAGATTATTTTCACATCTTGTGGGACAGAGTCCAATAATATGATCATTAAATCCAGTGTAGAAAACCTTGGGGTAGAAAGAATCATTAGCTCTCCACTTGAGCATAAGTGTGTTTCTGAGAGTATCATGGATATGAAGAACAGAAAGGGAGCAGAGGTTGTTTATATCCGCCCGAATGAAAAAGGAGATATCGATCTTAATAAATTAGAAGAACTTTTAAAATCTTCCGATAAAAAGACATTAGTAAGCTTAATGCATGCTAATAATGAAATCGGAAATATTGTTGATATTAAGAAAATTGCAGAGTTATGCAAAGCAAATAATGCCCTTTATCATTCAGATACAGTGAAGACAATGGGGCATATGGAATTTGATTTTTCAGATATTCCTGTTGACTTTGCTTCTTGTAGCGCTCATAAATTTCATGGGCCAAAAGGAGTTGGTTTTGCTTTCGTAAGAAAAGCCACAGGACTGAAAGGAATAATTACCGGTGGGCCTCAGGAAAGAAGTCTTAGAGCTGGAACTGAGAATGTTGCTGGTATTGTTGGTTTAGGGAAAGCATTAGAGCTATGCATCAACAATATGAAAGCTTACGCTGACCACATAAGAGAAATTAAAGAATACGCTATCGAAAGATTATCTGCGGAAATTCCAAACGTTAAGTATAATGGACGCAGTGCAGAAATGGAGAATAGCGTTGACAGTGTTTTAAGTGTTTTGCTGCCTTATACAGATCCTTTAATAGGATTAAAACTGGATATGAAAGGAATTGCTATTTCCCAGGGAAGTGCATGCTCTTCCGGAGCCTCAAAACCCTCTATGGTGATGATGATGGTATTGTCTGAGGACGAAATGGATCATTGTACACCACTGCGTGTTTCATTTAGCCATCTTACGACGAAATCTGATATTGATGCTTTAGTCAATGCCCTGAAAGAAATTTCAGTAGATTTTGTTATAGAAAAAACAAATGTTCAGCATAGATAA